The genomic stretch TGGGCAGCGCGGATATAATAGAAATAGGCGAGCTCGCCGCCAATATCCTAAAAGGCGATTTGAATAATTGTTTGGGCATTGTCAATTCTTTGGCGGAATCGGGCAAGAGCATGAACATAATCGCCCGCGACTTGACGGCATATTTTAGGAACTTAGGCGTTGTCAAGACCTGCCAAAACCCAAACGATATTTTGGGCTTGCCTAAGGAAATTTTCCAGCGATTACAAGAGCATAGCGCGCTTGCCGACATGGACAAAACTACCGTTTGCATAGACATATTTAGCGCGCTTGACCAAGACCTAAGGTTTGGGCTTAACCCGAGGATTACCTTGGAAAACGCGGTAATAAAGGCTGCGCGGTTGCTTGTTAACACGCCCAACGCGGTCTTGGCCAGGTTAAACGAGCTGGAAAAAAAGCTTTCCCAAATAAATACGCAAAAAGAACAAAATATTACGCGCAAGAGCGGCATCCCGCAAGAGCAAACTAAAACTCAGACGCAAAAAGATAAAGCGGATATTCAAAAGACGCCCGGGCAAGTAGTTAAAGGCCAGGACGCCCCAAAAACCACCTTGGAAGAAGCTAAAGATAAGGATATTCCAAAAGATAACAAACAAGAAAATAAGCAAGAGGACGATCAAGACTCTAAAGACCAAGAGATAACAATAGAAGACATCGCGCCGCCTCAAAACGTTCAAGGGCATTTTATCGGCCCGTACGATATTTTTGACGGCGAGAGTTCAGCCTCAAGCAAAGCCCAAAAGGCGTTGGGCGAGCTGGCATATAAGCTAAGGGAAAAAGGCGAGATGTTGTTATATTTTCAAGTAACCAACAGTATAGAAAAAATACGGCTGCAAAACGGGACTTTGGTAGGAACGGTCTATGACCAAAACGCGTATAAACTGTTGAGCGAGCCAAAAAGCATACAAAAAATAGAGGGGTTGTTGGACGGTATTAAGTTTTCGGTCGTAATGGCCGAGCCCGAGCCCGAGTTAAGAGAGCAGACCATAAAAAAACTAAAAGATTTGGCCCAAGACAAGTTGATTATCAAATAATACGCCTTTTGTAAGGCAAGAATAAAAGGAGTAAAAAATATGGCTAATTTTGGCAGGTTTGGCGGAATGGGCAATATGCAGCAGATGATGAGGCAGGCAAAGCAAATGCAAGAAAAAATGCAAAAAGCCCAAGAAGAGATTGAAAATTCCGAAGTTGAAGCCGCCTCGGGCGGCGGAGCTGTTATCGTAAAGCTAAACGGCAAAAAGAGATTGTTATCCATACAGATAAAACCCGAAGCGGTCGATCCCGACGACGTGGAAATGCTGGAAGACTTGATTATGGCGGCCTTTAACGAGGCCTTTGACAAAGCCGACGAGCTTTACGCGCAAAAGATGGGAATGCTGGGCGGATTGATTTGATGTTATGAAAAGCCAAAAGTTAGAGCCTTTGGACAGGCTGATTAACGAATTTACCAAGTTGCCGGGCGTGGGCTATAAGACGGCACAGCGCTACGCTTACGCCGTAATCAACAATATGACCCAAGAGGAAGCGGGCGAGTTTGCCAAGGCTTTAATGGAAGCCAAGCAAAAAATCAAGTATTGCGGTATTTGCGGCAATTTCTCGGATAAAGATATATGTTGGATATGTTCCAATAGGAAATCGGATATAATTTGCGTGGTAAGCGAGCCAAAAGATGTGCTTGCTTTTGAGAAAGTCAGGGATTTTGGGGGCGTTTATCATGTCTTGCACGGCAACATAAGCCCGTTGCAGTCCAAAGGCCCGGACGACATCAATATAAAACAACTTATAAAAAGAGTAAGCGCGGGCAACATAAAAGAAGTCATTTTGGCGACCAACCCCACGGTGGAAGGCGAGGCTACCGCTGTTTATATAGCCAAGCTTTTGAAAACCTTGGGCGTCAAGACCACGCGCCTGGCGCAAGGCTTAGCGGCGGGAAGCGATATAGAATACGCCGACGAGGTGACCTTGACACAAGCGCTTAACAACCGTAAAGAAATATAATATTTATTACATAACAGGAGAATATATAATGGCGGACAAGGATTTTGTAAAAGAGATCGCGGATATAGAAAGCGATTTCGCGCAATGGTATACCGATGTTATCCTAAAAACCGGTTTGGTGGATTACGGCCCGGTAAAAGGCACAATGGTGATACGGCCTTACGGCTACGCGATATGGGAATTTATCCAAAGCGGGCTTGACAAGCGCATTAAAGAAACCGGGCATCAAAACGCGTATTTTCCGCTTTTTATACCCGAAAGCTTTTTACAAAAAGAAGCCGAGCATGTAGAAGGCTTCGCGCCCGAAGTGGCAAGGGTAACCCATATAGGCCAAGAGCCTTTGGCGGAGGCCTTGGTGGTGCGTCCCACTTCGGAGACCATAATTTGCCATATGTATTCGCGCTGGATACAGTCATACAGGGATTTGCCCGTGCTTATCAACCAATGGGCAAACATCGTCAGGTGGGAAAAGACCACTCGGCCTTTTTTGCGCACTTCCGAGTTTTTGTGGCAGGAAGGCCATACCGTCCACGCCAGCGAGGAAGAAGCCAAAGAAGAAACCCTTAAGATGCTTGGGGTTTATCAATCT from Clostridiales bacterium encodes the following:
- the dnaX gene encoding DNA polymerase III subunit gamma/tau — encoded protein: MGYTALYRKYRPKTFDEVAGQDAIKRTLINQIKKDRIGHAYLFTGSRGTGKTTIARIFARAVNCLSHVNGSPCGVCDICKIDDNIDIIEIDGASSNRVDAVRELKEQVKYPPVNSKYKVYIVDEAHMLTDSSYNALLKTLEEPPSYVIFILATTEPHKIPPTIMSRCMRFDFKLVPTDKIADIISQVFYSSNIKASKEAIGLIARSGMGSVRDALSIADMCAGFSAKEITYEDVLELLGSADIIEIGELAANILKGDLNNCLGIVNSLAESGKSMNIIARDLTAYFRNLGVVKTCQNPNDILGLPKEIFQRLQEHSALADMDKTTVCIDIFSALDQDLRFGLNPRITLENAVIKAARLLVNTPNAVLARLNELEKKLSQINTQKEQNITRKSGIPQEQTKTQTQKDKADIQKTPGQVVKGQDAPKTTLEEAKDKDIPKDNKQENKQEDDQDSKDQEITIEDIAPPQNVQGHFIGPYDIFDGESSASSKAQKALGELAYKLREKGEMLLYFQVTNSIEKIRLQNGTLVGTVYDQNAYKLLSEPKSIQKIEGLLDGIKFSVVMAEPEPELREQTIKKLKDLAQDKLIIK
- a CDS encoding YbaB/EbfC family nucleoid-associated protein, which gives rise to MANFGRFGGMGNMQQMMRQAKQMQEKMQKAQEEIENSEVEAASGGGAVIVKLNGKKRLLSIQIKPEAVDPDDVEMLEDLIMAAFNEAFDKADELYAQKMGMLGGLI
- the recR gene encoding recombination protein RecR, producing the protein MKSQKLEPLDRLINEFTKLPGVGYKTAQRYAYAVINNMTQEEAGEFAKALMEAKQKIKYCGICGNFSDKDICWICSNRKSDIICVVSEPKDVLAFEKVRDFGGVYHVLHGNISPLQSKGPDDINIKQLIKRVSAGNIKEVILATNPTVEGEATAVYIAKLLKTLGVKTTRLAQGLAAGSDIEYADEVTLTQALNNRKEI